From Corticium candelabrum chromosome 13, ooCorCand1.1, whole genome shotgun sequence, a single genomic window includes:
- the LOC134188417 gene encoding uncharacterized protein LOC134188417, whose amino-acid sequence MIDHRQIDIDGVIYDIPQSLLPRTLTQASGVYDKLEPIDPNKQLVLDGQIYDIPRKLLKQQIAIELSVLVPEVRRSPVPSSSQVDISGKDDVKLDVDAISSKLSIVNLPKDVKQRGRSLTEPIYPKLSTIHMSANM is encoded by the coding sequence ATGATCGACCACCGTCAAATTGATATCGATGGTGTGATCTACGACATTCCTCAATCTCTACTACCTCGAACATTGACGCAGGCGAGCGGAGTTTACGACAAACTCGAGCCCATAGATCCAAACAAGCAACTAGTCTTAGACGGACAGATCTACGACATTCCACGCAAATTACTAAAGCAACAGATTGCCATAGAATTGAGTGTCCTGGTACCGGAGGTGAGACGGTCTCCGGTACCGTCCAGTAGTCAAGTCGACATAAGTGGCAAAGATGATGTCAAACTAGATGTTGACGCCATTTCGTCAAAACTGTCAATTGTAAATCTTCCGAAAGATGTGAAGCAGAGAGGTCGATCCCTTACTGAACCTATCTATCCAAAACTGTCTACTATACACATGTCTGCCAACATGTAA
- the LOC134189255 gene encoding uncharacterized protein LOC134189255, whose translation MTLQASVTSETVNIQLVETKKEDAVPDDDYDYFIWTQREDPVDDLFQPLARDDDDELSMIDHRQIDIDGVIYDIPQSLLPRTLTQASGVYDKLEPIDPNKQLVLGGQIYDIPRKLLEEQNAIQLSVLVPEVRRSPVPSRGLLASQCDKHYVELDADTSSSKLSIVRLPKDVRQRGRSLTGPL comes from the coding sequence ATGACACTTCAAGCGTCTGTAACGTCAGAGACAGTCAACATTCAGCTCGtggaaacaaagaaagaagacgcCGTTCCTGATGACGATTACGATTACTTCATCTGGACACAAAGAGAGGACCCGGTGGATGATTTATTTCAACCGCTTGCTAGAGATGACGATGACGAACTTTCAATGATCGACCACCGTCAAATTGATATTGATGGTGTGATCTATGACATTCCTCAATCTCTACTACCTCGTACATTGACGCAGGCGAGCGGAGTTTACGACAAACTCGAGCCCATAGATCCAAACAAGCAACTAGTACTAGGTGGACAGATCTACGACATCCCACGCAAATTGCTAGAGGAACAGAATGCCATACAATTGAGTGTCCTGGTACCCGAGGTGAGACGGTCTCCGGTACCGTCCCGCGGATTGCTCGCTAGTCAATGCGACAAACATTATGTCGAACTAGATGCTGACACGTCCTCGTCGAAACTATCAATCGTGAGACTTCCGAAAGATGTGAGGCAGAGAGGTCGATCCCTTACTGGACCTCTCTAG